ACTTTAATTGGAGCTACAAATCCTGCTGAAGCTGCTGAAGGAACTATTCGTAAAGCATACGCAACTTCTATCGGAGAAAATGCAGTACACGGATCTGACAGTGATGAAAATGCAGCTATCGAGAGTGCATTCCACTTTGCAGGAAGAGAGCAGTTTTAATTTAGACTTCTTAGATTATTGGATTTTTAGACATACTTAGATTCCTTAAAATCTTATAAAAGGAAACCCACTTCGTTGAAGTGGGTTTCCTTTTTTTAATCACTTTTTTTTTCAATCCAACAATCTAAAAATCTAGCTATCTAAGTTAGCCTAAAATTCTAAGAAGTCTATCGTAAAACCACATCCTTCACAACCTCACGCCCCAACTCTTCATTTATCATTTTAACGATTTTGGATTTCCCATGACTTAATTCTTCACGTAAAACAGCTGATGCCAGTTCTACATAAAGTGTAGTACCTTTAAGGATAACATTTCTTGTATACGTTTTTACACCATTCCCCATCAAATTTGCCCACGCGTCTTTTACATCAATCTGATCCATTCCGGGCTGCAATTTATTTACCTGAATAATCTGCTGCAAAACAGCTCCAATCGTACTTTCGTTATTTAGTCTTTTCGCCATCTTTTAATAAATTTACTGGTCCTGATTTTTTATAATGATATTCTTTATTCTGATTATTTTTCACAACAAAAGTCTCATCTGAAATTGAAATCAGCTCTTCGCTCCACTTTGCATAATCCGTTTTATAATCCAAAAACACTCCTTTATCTGTAAAACGAACAGATACATTTTCAAAAGTATTTGTTGTCAAAAAAGTTCCGTCAAGCTGTGCCATCACTTTTGTCCGTGTCCCTTTAGTCCCTTTAATCTGAAAATAATCAAAGTTCTCATTCATTCCGTATAACTTCTCCTCACCTTTATCAAAAACCACCTTTTCAATTTCCCAATAGCCATTCAGTTTTGCAATATCTGCCGGTTTAATTTCCTGTTTGCAGCCCACAAACAAAAGCGACACAACCAAAATCATAAAAGTGTTTTTCATACTATATATTTTAATAAGAAGCTGTTTCGTGCTGTCCGCTATATCTTTTTCCTGCTGGCAGCAGCAGGAAAAAGGATGCCGCTTCCATCAGGGCTAGGGCTCCGGTTTTCAAAAGATTTTTAGAGAACTACAAAGTTAACTTTATAAACTTTAAAAGAAATAAAAATCTGCTAAACACATTAAACTATTTTATATATTTTTGGTCATACCACAAACCAAAAACATAAACCATGACTAAAACAATTTACAAGATCCTGATTCTCTTAGTATGCATCAGCTGTAGTAAAGAAGACAACAGCTCTGACACCACTCCAACACAAAACATGTATTTCCCTCCTCTGACAGGAAATACTTGGGAAACCCAATCTATATCAGGCCTAAAGTGGAACCAAAATGCTGTTCAGCCGCTTTTAGACTATTTAGAACTCAAAAATTCAAAATCATTTATCATCTTGGTTAATGGCCGAATCGTTTTAGAAAATTACTTCGGAGATCATTCAGCAACCAAAAACTGGTATTGGGCAAGTGCAGGAAAAACATTAACCTCTACCGTTACAGGAATTGCCCAACAGGAAGACCTTATCAACATTAACAATAAAGTATCTCAATATCTGGGCACTGGGTGGACAAGCGAAACACTTGCGAAAGAGAATTTAATTACCTGCAAACATCTACTAACAATGACATCAGGTCTTGATGACAGCACTGATGATGTTGAACCAGCCAATCTAATCTACAAAGCCGATGCAGGTACACGCTGGGCATATCATAATGTTTACGTAAAACTTCAGGATCTTGTTGCAGCAGCAAGCAAACAGAACTGGTCAGTCTATTTCAACGCTAAATTGAGAGATAAAATTGGGATGGATGGCACTTGGGTTCAATTAGGCGTAAACAGCGTTTATACAAGCACTACCAGAAGCATGGCGCGTTTTGGTTTACTGATGCTGAATAAAGGAAAATGGGATAACAATACTATTTTGAATGAAACTTATTTCAATGAAGCCACTAACACATCCCAAAATATTAATTTAGGATATGGTTACCTTTGGTGGCTAAACGGAAAAGCGAATTATCATCTTCCTCAATCACAACTTACTTTTCAGGGAAGTGTAATTCCAACTGCTCCAAGCGATATGTTTATGGCTCTGGGAAAAAACGATCAAAAAATCTATGTTATTCCAAGCAAAAAAATGGTTGTCATTAGAATGGGAGATGCTGCTGATAATGTAAATCTGGCCTTATCTGATTTTGATAAGGTGTTATGGCAGAAAATTAGTGCATTATACCAATAACACAAAAGAATTACAGTAATTTCCATCCCTTACTTTTCAAAAAGCTTTTGCATTCCGTGCAGAAGCTTTTTGAATAAATTAAAAAAGCAAATAGAAAAAAACTATCGCTTTGTACGGATTCTTTTCAACATTCCTGCAAAAAAGAAAGACAGCCCCAATACCAATAGAACATAATAAAAAGACAAGCTTTTATCTTTTGAAACATTTGCAATAACAAAACACAGAACACTTGCAAAATAAAATGCAACAGGAGGTATATTTTTCATTTTATGTTTAAGGAATTATTTAAAAAAACTGTCAACGAATTCATATTTATTAAAGACTTGCAAATCTTCAATTCCTTCGCCGACACCTATGTATTTTACCGGAATTTGAAACTGGTCTGAAATGCCAATTACAACGCCGCCTTTTGCAGTTCCGTCTAATTTTGTAACAGCCAGGGAAGTTACCTCAGTTGCTGCTGTAAACTGTTTTGCCTGCTCAAAGGCATTTTGACCTGTAGAACCATCCAAAACCAAAAGTACATCGTGAGGAGCATCAGCTATAACTTTCTGCATTACACGTTTTACTTTTGAAAGCTCGTTCATCAGATTAATTTTATTATGCAAACGGCCTGCTGTATCAATAATTACTACATCAGCATTTTGTGCTACGGCTGACTGCAAAGTATCAAAAGCGACAGAAGCAGGATCGCTTCCCATATTTTGTCTCACAATTGGAACATCAACACGGTCTGCCCAAACCTGTAATTGATCGATTGCAGCCGCACGAAAAGTATCTGCAGCTCCCAAAACCACTTTGTGTCCGGCTTTTTTAAATTGATACGCCAACTTACCAATAGTAGTGGTCTTACCTACTCCGTTTACCCCGACAACCATTAGAACATACGGTTTTTTATCTTTTGGAACTTCAAATTCTGTTGCTTCCCCTGTATTGGTTTCAGACAATAAAGCCCCGATTTCATCTCGAAGAATCTGGTTCAATTCGTCTGTCCCTAAATATTTATCCTCAGCAACACGTTTTTCAATTCTTTCGATAATTTTCAGAGTAGTATTTACTCCTACATCAGATGCTACCAGAATCTCTTCCAGATTATCTAATACATCATCATCAACTTTGGATTTTCCGGCTACAGCCTTGCTTAACTTTGAGAAAAAAGTTGTTTTTGTTTTTTCAAGACCTT
The Flavobacterium flavigenum genome window above contains:
- a CDS encoding DUF721 domain-containing protein, which produces MAKRLNNESTIGAVLQQIIQVNKLQPGMDQIDVKDAWANLMGNGVKTYTRNVILKGTTLYVELASAVLREELSHGKSKIVKMINEELGREVVKDVVLR
- a CDS encoding serine hydrolase domain-containing protein, with amino-acid sequence MTKTIYKILILLVCISCSKEDNSSDTTPTQNMYFPPLTGNTWETQSISGLKWNQNAVQPLLDYLELKNSKSFIILVNGRIVLENYFGDHSATKNWYWASAGKTLTSTVTGIAQQEDLININNKVSQYLGTGWTSETLAKENLITCKHLLTMTSGLDDSTDDVEPANLIYKADAGTRWAYHNVYVKLQDLVAAASKQNWSVYFNAKLRDKIGMDGTWVQLGVNSVYTSTTRSMARFGLLMLNKGKWDNNTILNETYFNEATNTSQNINLGYGYLWWLNGKANYHLPQSQLTFQGSVIPTAPSDMFMALGKNDQKIYVIPSKKMVVIRMGDAADNVNLALSDFDKVLWQKISALYQ
- the ftsY gene encoding signal recognition particle-docking protein FtsY, with the translated sequence MSFFKKLFSSDKKETLDKGLEKTKTTFFSKLSKAVAGKSKVDDDVLDNLEEILVASDVGVNTTLKIIERIEKRVAEDKYLGTDELNQILRDEIGALLSETNTGEATEFEVPKDKKPYVLMVVGVNGVGKTTTIGKLAYQFKKAGHKVVLGAADTFRAAAIDQLQVWADRVDVPIVRQNMGSDPASVAFDTLQSAVAQNADVVIIDTAGRLHNKINLMNELSKVKRVMQKVIADAPHDVLLVLDGSTGQNAFEQAKQFTAATEVTSLAVTKLDGTAKGGVVIGISDQFQIPVKYIGVGEGIEDLQVFNKYEFVDSFFK